One window of the Vigna radiata var. radiata cultivar VC1973A chromosome 1, Vradiata_ver6, whole genome shotgun sequence genome contains the following:
- the LOC106768484 gene encoding caffeoylshikimate esterase isoform X2 → MGLPGVDRELKKILNANMDQVDARRRAREAFKDIQLGIDHILFKTPCDGIKMEESYEKNSKGLEIFCKSWLPESSTPKAALFYCHGYGDTCSFFFEGIARKLASSGYAVFAMDYPGFGLSEGLHCFIPSFDGLVDDVIEHYSKIKENPEFRSLPSFLFGQSMGGAVALKIHLKQPKAWDGAILVAPMCKIADDMVPPKLVTNLLIGLANVLPRHKLVPNKDLAEAAFRDLKKREQTAYNVIAYKDKPRLQSAVELLRTTQEIERRLKEVSLPLFILHGKADTVTDPSVSKALYENASCSDKKLKLYEDAYHALLEGEPDEVITEVFEDIISWLDEHSLKQKHPSS, encoded by the exons ATGGGGTTACCTGGTGTTGATAGAGAATTGAAGAAGATTTTGAATGCAAATATGGACCAAGTGGATGCCAGAAGGCGTGCACGTGAGGCCTTCAAGGATATTCAGCTTGGAATTGATCACATATTGTTTAag ACTCCATGTGATGGAATAAAAATGGAAGAG TCATATGAGAAGAATTCAAAAGGACTAGAAATCTTCTGCAAAAGTTGGCTTCCTGAATCATCTACGCCAAAAGCAGCACTATTTTACTGTCATGGTTATGGAGATACTTGCTCCTTTTTCTTTGAAG GAATTGCTAGAAAACTAGCATCATCTGGATATGCAGTTTTTGCCATGGATTATCCGGGATTTGGTCTATCAGAAGGTCTTCATTGCTTTATTCCCAGTTTTGATGGACTTGTTGATGATGTTATTGAGCATTACTCTAAAATCAAAG AAAATCCAGAGTTCCGTTCTCTTCCCAGCTTCCTATTTGGACAGTCCATGGGTGGAGCGGTTGCATTAAAGATACACCTGAAACAGCCTAAGGCATGGGATGGTGCTATTCTTGTTGCACCTATGTGTAAG ATTGCAGATGACATGGTTCCACCAAAGCTGGTCACTAATCTCCTGATTGGATTAGCCAATGTATTACCAAGGCATAAATTGGTTCCAAACAAGGATTTAGCAGAGGCAGCATTCAGAGATTTAAAGAAGAGGGAACAG ACTGCTTACAATGTTATTGCTTACAAGGATAAACCACGCTTGCAGAGTGCTGTAGAATTGCTCAGAACTACTCAAGAAATAGAACGGCGATTGAAAGAA GTTTCTCTACCATTATTCATCCTTCATGGAAAGGCTGACACTGTGACTGATCCATCAGTGAGCAAAGCCTTGTATGAGAATGCAAGCTGTTCAGATAAGAAGCTTAAGCTTTATGAAGATGCCTACCATGCTCTTCTGGAGGGTGAGCCTGATGAAGTAATAACTGAAGTTTTTGAAGACATCATCTCTTGGCTTGATGAACACAGCTTGAAACAGAAGCACCCTTCCTCATAA
- the LOC106768484 gene encoding caffeoylshikimate esterase isoform X1 has product MAYSFFLTQFCIRHYNNMQLDLYIVFSPFFFKPIHFMTFSWSWLLTPCDGIKMEESYEKNSKGLEIFCKSWLPESSTPKAALFYCHGYGDTCSFFFEGIARKLASSGYAVFAMDYPGFGLSEGLHCFIPSFDGLVDDVIEHYSKIKENPEFRSLPSFLFGQSMGGAVALKIHLKQPKAWDGAILVAPMCKIADDMVPPKLVTNLLIGLANVLPRHKLVPNKDLAEAAFRDLKKREQTAYNVIAYKDKPRLQSAVELLRTTQEIERRLKEVSLPLFILHGKADTVTDPSVSKALYENASCSDKKLKLYEDAYHALLEGEPDEVITEVFEDIISWLDEHSLKQKHPSS; this is encoded by the exons ATGGCCTACTCGTTCTTTCTTACTCAATTTTGCATCAGACACTACAACAATATGCAATTAGATCTGTACATTGTCTTTTCTCCATTCTTCTTCAAACCCATCCATTTCATGACATTTTCATGGTCTTGGCTTTTG ACTCCATGTGATGGAATAAAAATGGAAGAG TCATATGAGAAGAATTCAAAAGGACTAGAAATCTTCTGCAAAAGTTGGCTTCCTGAATCATCTACGCCAAAAGCAGCACTATTTTACTGTCATGGTTATGGAGATACTTGCTCCTTTTTCTTTGAAG GAATTGCTAGAAAACTAGCATCATCTGGATATGCAGTTTTTGCCATGGATTATCCGGGATTTGGTCTATCAGAAGGTCTTCATTGCTTTATTCCCAGTTTTGATGGACTTGTTGATGATGTTATTGAGCATTACTCTAAAATCAAAG AAAATCCAGAGTTCCGTTCTCTTCCCAGCTTCCTATTTGGACAGTCCATGGGTGGAGCGGTTGCATTAAAGATACACCTGAAACAGCCTAAGGCATGGGATGGTGCTATTCTTGTTGCACCTATGTGTAAG ATTGCAGATGACATGGTTCCACCAAAGCTGGTCACTAATCTCCTGATTGGATTAGCCAATGTATTACCAAGGCATAAATTGGTTCCAAACAAGGATTTAGCAGAGGCAGCATTCAGAGATTTAAAGAAGAGGGAACAG ACTGCTTACAATGTTATTGCTTACAAGGATAAACCACGCTTGCAGAGTGCTGTAGAATTGCTCAGAACTACTCAAGAAATAGAACGGCGATTGAAAGAA GTTTCTCTACCATTATTCATCCTTCATGGAAAGGCTGACACTGTGACTGATCCATCAGTGAGCAAAGCCTTGTATGAGAATGCAAGCTGTTCAGATAAGAAGCTTAAGCTTTATGAAGATGCCTACCATGCTCTTCTGGAGGGTGAGCCTGATGAAGTAATAACTGAAGTTTTTGAAGACATCATCTCTTGGCTTGATGAACACAGCTTGAAACAGAAGCACCCTTCCTCATAA
- the LOC106776299 gene encoding protein ABA DEFICIENT 4, chloroplastic isoform X1, whose protein sequence is MEVSAFVRVCKVAETEGGCSAKIDHLGQTKRPCGKVEKGQKFPFSVRSNGAETELCNQSQLSQRSRVRDWSFMRGSRVAMKPKILRLAPSRKVPRLYASWLSGSELASTAFTLGTTAVLPFYTLMVLAPNSQLTKKSMESSVPYIGLGVLYAYLLHLSWTPETVGLIFASKYLLPELTSIGKMFSSEMTLASAWIHLLVIDLYAARHVFLDGLENQIETRHSVSLCLFFCPIGVLTHVITKATTKSSRENKSGL, encoded by the exons ATGGAAGTATCTGCCTTTGTGCGTGTGTGCAAAGTGGCTGAAACTGAAGGTGGTTGCAGTGCTAAG ATTGATCACTTGGGGCAGACTAAAAGACCTTGTGGTAAAGTTGAAAAGGGGCAAAAGTTTCCTTTCTCTGTCAGGAGTAATGGTGCTGAGACTGAACTTTGTAACCAGAGTCAACTTAGTCAGAGAAGTAGAGTCAGAGATTGGAGTTTCATGAGAGGATCAAGAGTTGCTATGAAACCAAAAATCTTGAGATTGGCTCCTTCTCGAAAAGTCCCTCGTCTATATGCTTCAT GGTTGTCAGGATCAGAACTTGCTAGCACTGCCTTTACATTAGGAACAACCGCAGTGCTTCCATTTTACACACTAATGGTTCTAGCTCCAAATTCTCAACTA ACGAAGAAGTCTATGGAAAGTAGTGTACCATATATTGGGCTTGGAGTTCTATATGCATATTTATTGCACCTTTCTTGGACCCCTGAGACAGTTGGACTTATTTTTGCAAGCAAATATTTGCTACCAGAG CTGACTAGTATAGGGAAAATGTTCTCCAGTGAGATGACTTTAGCCTCAGCATGGATTCACCTTTTGGTTATTGATCTCTATGCTGCAAG ACATGTTTTTCTGGATGGACTTGAGAATCAGATTGAGACAAGACATTCAGTTTCTCTGTGCTTGTTCTTTTGCCCTATTGGTGTTCTTACTCATGTCATCACCAAAGCAACGACTAAAAGTAGCAGAGAAAACAAGAGTGGATTATAG
- the LOC106776299 gene encoding protein ABA DEFICIENT 4, chloroplastic isoform X2: MAFSSFFFHSPTLLKIDHLGQTKRPCGKVEKGQKFPFSVRSNGAETELCNQSQLSQRSRVRDWSFMRGSRVAMKPKILRLAPSRKVPRLYASWLSGSELASTAFTLGTTAVLPFYTLMVLAPNSQLTKKSMESSVPYIGLGVLYAYLLHLSWTPETVGLIFASKYLLPELTSIGKMFSSEMTLASAWIHLLVIDLYAARHVFLDGLENQIETRHSVSLCLFFCPIGVLTHVITKATTKSSRENKSGL, from the exons atggctttctcttccttctttttccATTCTCCGACACTATTGAAG ATTGATCACTTGGGGCAGACTAAAAGACCTTGTGGTAAAGTTGAAAAGGGGCAAAAGTTTCCTTTCTCTGTCAGGAGTAATGGTGCTGAGACTGAACTTTGTAACCAGAGTCAACTTAGTCAGAGAAGTAGAGTCAGAGATTGGAGTTTCATGAGAGGATCAAGAGTTGCTATGAAACCAAAAATCTTGAGATTGGCTCCTTCTCGAAAAGTCCCTCGTCTATATGCTTCAT GGTTGTCAGGATCAGAACTTGCTAGCACTGCCTTTACATTAGGAACAACCGCAGTGCTTCCATTTTACACACTAATGGTTCTAGCTCCAAATTCTCAACTA ACGAAGAAGTCTATGGAAAGTAGTGTACCATATATTGGGCTTGGAGTTCTATATGCATATTTATTGCACCTTTCTTGGACCCCTGAGACAGTTGGACTTATTTTTGCAAGCAAATATTTGCTACCAGAG CTGACTAGTATAGGGAAAATGTTCTCCAGTGAGATGACTTTAGCCTCAGCATGGATTCACCTTTTGGTTATTGATCTCTATGCTGCAAG ACATGTTTTTCTGGATGGACTTGAGAATCAGATTGAGACAAGACATTCAGTTTCTCTGTGCTTGTTCTTTTGCCCTATTGGTGTTCTTACTCATGTCATCACCAAAGCAACGACTAAAAGTAGCAGAGAAAACAAGAGTGGATTATAG